One genomic segment of Culturomica massiliensis includes these proteins:
- a CDS encoding PhoH family protein, whose translation MIEQRISIGNIDPIDFYGVGNTKFNLLKEFFPKLKITARGDEIIIQGEESDIEILHSKITALLEHYHRYNMLTVANLKRILLEDNVLENPEDLASVILFGNSGKAIRARTPNQRKLVELARDNDLLFATGPAGSGKTYTAIALAVKALRNREVKRIILSRPAVEAGESLGFLPGDLKEKVDPYLQPLYDALSDMIPPKKLEDYLATDIIQIAPLAYMRGRTLNDAFVILDEAQNTTRNQLKMFLTRMGVSAKFVITGDMSQIDLPRKSDSGLTHAFKILHKIRGIAFVEFDAGDIIRHRLVKDIVKAYEKEGEKEEKKKERQG comes from the coding sequence ATGATCGAGCAAAGAATAAGTATCGGAAATATAGATCCCATTGATTTTTATGGTGTTGGCAATACAAAATTCAATTTACTGAAAGAATTTTTTCCAAAATTAAAAATTACGGCAAGAGGGGACGAGATCATCATACAGGGAGAAGAGAGCGATATAGAAATTCTTCATTCCAAAATTACGGCACTTCTGGAGCATTACCACCGGTACAATATGTTGACGGTGGCAAACTTAAAACGCATTTTACTGGAAGACAACGTACTGGAAAATCCGGAAGACCTGGCATCCGTTATCCTGTTCGGGAATTCAGGCAAAGCCATACGGGCCCGCACTCCCAACCAACGCAAATTAGTTGAATTGGCCCGGGACAACGACCTGCTGTTCGCAACCGGACCGGCAGGTTCCGGAAAGACATATACGGCCATAGCACTGGCAGTAAAGGCATTGCGCAACCGGGAAGTAAAACGTATCATACTCAGCCGGCCGGCAGTGGAAGCCGGCGAAAGCCTGGGCTTTTTACCGGGAGACCTGAAAGAAAAAGTAGATCCGTATCTGCAACCCTTATACGATGCGCTCTCGGATATGATCCCACCGAAGAAACTGGAAGATTATCTGGCGACAGACATTATACAGATCGCCCCTCTGGCTTATATGCGGGGACGGACACTAAACGATGCCTTCGTTATCCTGGACGAAGCACAGAATACCACCCGCAACCAATTGAAAATGTTCCTGACCCGTATGGGTGTCAGTGCCAAATTCGTCATCACCGGCGATATGAGTCAGATCGACCTGCCCCGAAAAAGCGATTCAGGCCTGACACATGCTTTTAAAATCCTGCATAAAATCAGAGGAATTGCTTTTGTAGAGTTCGATGCAGGAGATATCATACGCCACCGTCTGGTCAAGGACATCGTAAAAGCATACGAAAAAGAAGGCGAGAAAGAGGAAAAGAAAAAAGAAAGACAGGGTTGA
- a CDS encoding FKBP-type peptidyl-prolyl cis-trans isomerase: MKYSNDLDKVSYCLGLSIASNLISSGVDTINAEAFNDAMSTVFAGKMPEIIPDEANKILQDYFDKLQNKKGEAALKAGEKFLSENKSKEGVVTLPSGLQYKILKEGNGPKPKASDTVKCHYEGRLINGAVFDSSIRRGEPAEFPVNGVIAGWVEALQLMNTGSKWQLYIPSELAYGARGAGQSIGPNETLVFDVELLDIV, encoded by the coding sequence ATGAAGTATTCAAATGATCTTGATAAGGTAAGTTATTGCCTTGGGCTGAGCATCGCCAGCAACCTGATTTCTTCAGGAGTAGACACCATTAACGCAGAAGCATTCAACGATGCTATGTCTACGGTATTTGCAGGAAAAATGCCGGAAATCATTCCGGACGAAGCAAATAAAATTCTGCAGGATTATTTTGATAAACTTCAGAATAAAAAAGGAGAGGCAGCCCTGAAAGCCGGAGAAAAATTCCTGTCGGAGAACAAATCCAAAGAAGGAGTTGTAACCCTACCCAGCGGCTTGCAATACAAAATATTAAAAGAGGGCAACGGTCCGAAACCCAAAGCTTCGGATACGGTAAAATGCCATTATGAAGGCCGTTTGATAAACGGAGCTGTTTTCGATTCATCGATCCGGAGAGGCGAACCGGCAGAATTCCCGGTAAACGGCGTTATTGCCGGTTGGGTGGAAGCTTTACAACTGATGAATACAGGTTCCAAATGGCAATTGTATATTCCCTCCGAACTGGCTTACGGTGCCCGCGGAGCAGGACAGTCTATCGGTCCGAACGAAACGCTGGTTTTCGATGTCGAACTGTTGGACATCGTTTAA
- the mazG gene encoding nucleoside triphosphate pyrophosphohydrolase, with amino-acid sequence MNNLEQKKAAFADLIEIIETLREKCPWDKKQTLESLRSLTIEEVYELGDAILAKDMQEVKKELGDLIMHLVFYARLAEEQGEFDMAGVLTAICDKLRYRHPHIYGDIQVEDEQDVLRNWEQLKLKEKGRKHKVLEGVPVSLPALVKAYRIQDKVRGVGFDWKQKEDVWDKVREELGEFEEELRKGDKEKMEEELGDFMFAVINAARLYGLNPENALEKTNRKFIKRFSYVEDKANAAGKKLADMNLEEMEAYWQEAKRTEE; translated from the coding sequence ATGAATAATTTAGAGCAGAAAAAAGCGGCTTTTGCCGATTTGATAGAAATCATAGAGACCTTGCGGGAGAAGTGCCCCTGGGATAAAAAACAGACGTTGGAATCTTTGCGTAGCCTGACGATAGAAGAAGTTTACGAGTTGGGGGATGCTATTTTGGCCAAGGATATGCAGGAGGTAAAAAAAGAATTGGGGGATTTGATTATGCACCTTGTATTTTATGCCCGTTTGGCAGAAGAGCAGGGGGAGTTTGACATGGCCGGCGTATTGACGGCGATCTGTGATAAATTGCGCTACCGTCATCCGCATATATACGGAGATATTCAGGTAGAAGACGAGCAGGACGTATTGCGGAATTGGGAACAGTTGAAGTTGAAGGAAAAGGGACGGAAGCACAAAGTATTGGAGGGCGTACCGGTTTCTTTACCGGCTTTGGTCAAAGCTTACCGGATACAGGATAAGGTCAGGGGTGTCGGATTCGACTGGAAACAGAAAGAAGATGTGTGGGACAAGGTTCGGGAAGAACTGGGAGAGTTTGAAGAAGAGCTTCGGAAAGGAGACAAGGAGAAAATGGAGGAGGAACTGGGAGATTTTATGTTTGCGGTGATCAATGCCGCCCGTTTGTACGGCCTTAATCCCGAAAATGCGCTGGAAAAGACAAATCGTAAGTTTATCAAACGCTTCTCTTATGTAGAAGATAAAGCCAATGCAGCCGGAAAAAAACTGGCCGATATGAATCTGGAGGAAATGGAGGCGTATTGGCAGGAAGCCAAACGGACAGAAGAATAA
- a CDS encoding ABC transporter ATP-binding protein, translating to MIRIKNITKNYGDLQVLKGIDLTVNEKEIVTIVGASGAGKSTLLHIIGTLDLPDSGELWFGETNIATLSPVRLAAFRNHNIGFVFQFHHLLPEFTALENVCIPAWIKGTAKKEAEKKAGELLELMGLKDRIAHKPNELSGGEQQRVSVARALINNPQVILADEPSGNLDSQTKNDLHRLFFSLRDQLGQTFVIVTHDTGLAEMSDRQIRLKDGKIA from the coding sequence ATGATCCGGATAAAAAATATCACTAAAAATTACGGAGACCTCCAGGTATTGAAAGGGATAGACCTCACTGTCAATGAAAAAGAGATTGTTACGATTGTCGGCGCCAGCGGAGCTGGGAAAAGCACCCTACTACATATTATCGGAACACTGGATCTTCCGGACTCCGGTGAGCTATGGTTCGGTGAAACAAATATAGCTACCCTTTCTCCTGTCAGACTGGCTGCTTTCCGAAACCACAATATCGGTTTCGTATTTCAATTCCATCACTTACTTCCGGAGTTCACTGCCCTTGAGAATGTCTGTATTCCGGCCTGGATAAAAGGAACGGCCAAAAAGGAAGCTGAAAAAAAAGCCGGGGAATTATTGGAACTTATGGGGCTAAAAGATCGTATTGCACATAAACCCAACGAACTGTCGGGAGGAGAGCAACAACGGGTGTCCGTTGCCAGAGCCCTGATCAACAATCCGCAGGTGATCCTGGCCGACGAACCATCCGGTAATCTGGACTCGCAAACGAAAAACGACCTGCACCGGTTATTTTTTTCACTGAGGGATCAATTGGGTCAGACTTTTGTTATCGTAACCCACGACACGGGATTGGCAGAGATGTCCGACAGACAAATACGGCTGAAGGACGGCAAAATTGCATAA
- a CDS encoding CvfB family protein translates to MIEIGKYNTLTVIKAVDFGVYLDGEDRGEILLPKEYVPEKCFPNDELKVFIYFDSEDRVIATTEIPNIVVGEFACMKVVATSSVGAFLDWGLRKDLLVPFREQRERMKEGNTYLVYAYVDEESDRIAATAKIEKYLDRTPAAYEVGQEVDLLIARPSDLGYSVIVNNAHWGLIYRNEIFQPVRVGQKVKGYIKEMRPDGKIDVSLQRAGYGQSDELTAKILEKIKDNGGVLDVSDKSAPEIIYNLFGCSKKNYKKAIGALYKQGIIEIAEDEIRLKQ, encoded by the coding sequence ATGATTGAGATCGGAAAATACAATACACTTACAGTGATCAAAGCTGTTGATTTCGGAGTCTACCTGGATGGAGAGGATAGGGGCGAAATACTGTTGCCGAAGGAATATGTGCCGGAAAAGTGTTTCCCGAACGACGAATTGAAAGTTTTTATATATTTCGATTCCGAAGACCGGGTTATCGCGACAACGGAAATACCGAATATCGTTGTCGGGGAATTTGCCTGCATGAAAGTGGTGGCGACAAGTTCTGTCGGAGCTTTTCTGGATTGGGGACTGCGGAAGGATTTGCTGGTACCTTTCCGGGAACAGCGGGAACGGATGAAGGAAGGTAATACCTATCTGGTATACGCTTATGTCGATGAAGAAAGTGATCGCATCGCTGCTACGGCTAAGATTGAGAAATATCTGGACCGCACTCCGGCTGCTTATGAAGTCGGACAGGAAGTTGATTTACTGATCGCCCGCCCTTCCGATTTGGGATACAGTGTAATTGTTAATAATGCCCATTGGGGCTTGATATACCGTAATGAGATTTTTCAGCCGGTACGTGTCGGTCAGAAAGTGAAAGGATACATTAAAGAGATGCGTCCGGACGGTAAAATCGATGTCTCTTTACAGCGGGCCGGTTACGGGCAAAGTGATGAGCTGACGGCTAAGATACTGGAAAAGATAAAAGACAACGGCGGTGTGTTGGATGTTTCCGATAAAAGTGCTCCGGAAATTATTTACAATCTTTTCGGATGCAGTAAGAAAAATTATAAGAAAGCTATCGGAGCACTCTATAAGCAGGGGATAATCGAGATTGCCGAAGATGAAATCCGCCTGAAACAGTAA
- a CDS encoding TIGR01777 family oxidoreductase — translation MLELMEILVTGLHGFIGQVLKETFEKNGHHVFTASREALLTGNEELKDAARRADIVVNLAGESIAGRWTDEKMIEIVESRRCITRNLVRCIQGSEKKPLLWINASAVGVYKPDTFCDEYSADLGHHFLAGVIKVWEGEVAQLEQVRKVILRFGIVIGQNGGVLHKLKPMIKSRVAVIMGNGKQEFPLIHVEDVAGFVMYVLDHRDMEGVYNLVIPNAVTYREFVRSLAVIRKPLFTVVLPEWLLWLLMGESAYTLTRSAHVIPMRMMTSGYELKYRTVREIVH, via the coding sequence ATGTTAGAACTTATGGAGATACTGGTAACTGGATTACACGGATTTATCGGACAGGTCTTGAAGGAGACGTTTGAAAAGAACGGACATCATGTATTTACCGCTTCCAGGGAGGCATTGCTTACCGGGAATGAGGAATTGAAGGATGCAGCCCGGAGAGCCGATATTGTCGTAAATCTGGCAGGGGAGAGCATTGCCGGACGTTGGACCGATGAGAAGATGATTGAAATCGTTGAATCCAGACGTTGTATCACCCGTAATCTGGTCAGGTGTATACAGGGATCGGAAAAAAAGCCGCTATTGTGGATCAATGCTTCTGCTGTCGGTGTTTACAAACCCGATACCTTTTGTGACGAATATTCTGCCGATCTGGGACATCATTTTCTGGCCGGAGTGATAAAGGTATGGGAAGGAGAGGTCGCTCAGTTGGAGCAGGTACGTAAAGTTATTCTGAGATTCGGTATTGTCATCGGACAAAACGGAGGGGTGTTGCATAAACTAAAGCCGATGATCAAATCACGTGTAGCCGTGATTATGGGAAACGGAAAACAGGAATTCCCGCTGATACATGTGGAAGATGTGGCAGGGTTCGTAATGTATGTGCTGGACCACAGAGATATGGAAGGCGTTTACAACCTGGTTATTCCCAATGCCGTTACTTACCGGGAGTTTGTCCGATCCCTGGCTGTTATTCGCAAGCCTCTGTTTACGGTTGTTTTACCGGAATGGCTGCTGTGGTTGCTGATGGGGGAATCCGCCTACACCCTCACCCGTTCGGCCCACGTTATCCCGATGCGTATGATGACCTCCGGTTATGAGCTGAAATACCGGACGGTGAGGGAGATCGTACACTAA
- a CDS encoding phosphoribosylaminoimidazolesuccinocarboxamide synthase has translation MEAIVKTDFHFPGQKSVYKGKVRDVYNIKDEYLVMLVSDRISAFDVVLPKGIPYKGQVLNQIASKFLDATADIVPNWKIATPDPMVTIGHKCEPFKVEMVIRGYLTGSSWRLYKEGGRDLCGHPLPEGMKENQKFPVPLITPTTKADEGHDENISKEEIIAQGLVSREDYELLEKYTMALFERGTQMAAEKGLILVDTKYEFGKKDGKIYLIDEIHTPDSSRYFYAEGYEARFEKGEKQKQLSKEFVREWLMDNGFQGKEGQQVPEMTPEIIAGITDRYIELYENITGEKFVKGEGTNVLQRIETNVDNYLKSL, from the coding sequence ATGGAAGCTATTGTAAAAACCGATTTTCACTTTCCCGGCCAAAAAAGCGTTTACAAAGGGAAGGTACGCGATGTGTATAACATCAAGGACGAATATTTAGTCATGTTGGTTTCCGACCGGATATCGGCATTCGACGTCGTTCTTCCGAAAGGTATTCCTTACAAAGGTCAGGTATTGAATCAGATTGCCTCCAAATTTCTGGATGCAACGGCCGATATCGTTCCGAACTGGAAAATCGCAACGCCCGACCCGATGGTTACAATAGGTCACAAATGCGAACCGTTCAAAGTAGAAATGGTTATCCGGGGTTATCTGACCGGTAGTTCCTGGCGCTTGTACAAAGAAGGCGGACGCGACCTTTGCGGGCATCCCCTGCCGGAAGGAATGAAAGAGAATCAGAAGTTCCCGGTTCCGCTGATCACCCCGACGACAAAAGCTGACGAAGGTCACGACGAAAATATATCCAAAGAAGAAATCATCGCCCAGGGATTGGTCAGCCGTGAAGATTACGAATTATTGGAAAAATATACGATGGCCTTATTTGAGAGAGGTACTCAGATGGCTGCCGAAAAAGGACTGATCTTAGTCGATACCAAATACGAATTCGGTAAAAAAGACGGTAAAATTTACCTGATCGACGAAATTCATACACCGGATTCCTCCCGTTATTTCTATGCCGAAGGTTATGAAGCACGGTTTGAAAAAGGAGAAAAGCAAAAACAACTCTCCAAAGAGTTCGTACGTGAATGGCTGATGGACAACGGATTCCAGGGCAAAGAAGGTCAGCAAGTGCCTGAAATGACCCCCGAAATCATCGCCGGTATCACCGACCGCTACATCGAACTGTACGAAAACATCACCGGGGAAAAATTCGTCAAAGGCGAAGGCACCAACGTCCTCCAACGCATCGAAACCAACGTCGACAATTACCTGAAAAGCTTATAA
- a CDS encoding FKBP-type peptidyl-prolyl cis-trans isomerase: MNAKNLLLVLAVGTCILSGCNSGSMTSTTATLKTEADTACYYIGYMYGTGITRSGIKEPNMQAIVAGMNTAIEKKETGADQMQMQMFVSTYLQKMAQKVAEENLTKGAEFMKENAKKSGVDTLSDGIQYKVVKEGNGPKPVATDMVKVHYKGTLIDGTEFDSSIKRNEPAEFRLNQVIPGWTKAIQQMPVGSKWILYIPSDQAYGPRGAGGAIGPNETLIFEVELLDIVNPDAQQPAADKK; encoded by the coding sequence ATGAATGCAAAAAATTTACTATTAGTACTTGCAGTAGGTACATGCATTTTATCGGGCTGTAACAGCGGCTCTATGACATCTACCACTGCTACTTTAAAGACAGAAGCTGATACGGCTTGCTACTATATCGGTTACATGTACGGAACCGGTATTACACGTTCCGGTATTAAAGAACCAAACATGCAGGCTATCGTTGCCGGTATGAATACAGCTATCGAGAAAAAAGAGACCGGTGCCGATCAAATGCAAATGCAAATGTTTGTCAGCACATATCTGCAAAAAATGGCACAAAAAGTGGCTGAAGAAAACCTGACAAAAGGAGCTGAATTCATGAAGGAAAATGCCAAAAAATCAGGTGTAGATACCTTATCCGACGGCATTCAATACAAAGTGGTTAAAGAAGGCAACGGCCCGAAACCGGTAGCTACCGATATGGTAAAAGTACACTATAAGGGCACTTTGATCGACGGTACTGAATTCGATTCTTCCATCAAACGTAACGAACCGGCAGAATTCCGTCTGAATCAGGTTATCCCGGGCTGGACGAAAGCAATTCAGCAGATGCCTGTAGGATCTAAATGGATTCTTTATATTCCTTCGGATCAGGCTTACGGCCCAAGAGGTGCAGGCGGCGCTATCGGCCCGAACGAAACTCTGATTTTCGAAGTTGAATTACTTGATATCGTAAACCCGGATGCACAACAACCGGCTGCCGACAAAAAGTAA
- a CDS encoding DUF3127 domain-containing protein — translation MNYEIKGKLIFKEDTQHISERFQKREFVIEVENEKNPQWNDFIKIQLIQDRCDLLENIALNENIKVYFNVRGRKWENKGQVSYFTNLEGWRIEKLQEQTSEMMPPVPEYAVEDIPPMPEADDLPF, via the coding sequence ATGAATTACGAAATCAAGGGTAAACTCATTTTCAAAGAAGATACACAGCATATCAGTGAAAGATTCCAGAAAAGGGAATTTGTGATTGAGGTGGAAAATGAGAAAAATCCGCAATGGAACGACTTTATCAAAATCCAACTCATCCAGGACAGATGCGATCTATTGGAAAATATCGCTCTGAATGAAAATATAAAAGTATATTTCAATGTCCGCGGACGCAAGTGGGAAAATAAAGGTCAGGTCAGTTATTTCACAAATCTGGAAGGCTGGCGTATCGAAAAACTCCAGGAACAGACATCTGAAATGATGCCCCCGGTTCCGGAATATGCCGTCGAAGATATTCCGCCTATGCCGGAAGCCGACGACCTGCCATTTTAA
- a CDS encoding FAD-dependent oxidoreductase yields MSKIQHHPILDVPVRSKVTFVYRGKKIEAESGYTIAAALHQAGYPVHSHSLDGRERSLECGIGKCGACEMLVDGKIRRICITKVDGVKEVEEITDRFMPKEKERELPEKKKILRTTVVIVGAGPAGLAVREEFNKYGVDNIVIDNNDKIGGQFTMQTHQFFFFEKEKRFGGMRGFDIAKTLAGDNAEGIYLNSTVWDLLEGKRVAVKNVHTEEVFFVDADYLVVATGAVPFMPAFENDDLPGVYTAAVVQKMMNNEMTLLGKNVLTVGAGNIGYLTSYQLMQAGAHVKAIVEAMPQEGGFPVQANRVRRLAIPVMTSHILLKAIPNKARNGITGAVIARCENFKPVPGTEKIIGGIDVINICTGLIPDNQLWAKGKEVFGGQCFAAGDAIRIGEGTSAVLKGRHTAMQIMMELGVRVNYDDYLLLSKEYIDSQQHPVRILDEPRLPEPERMFARGFVQADCLYGFACNPCSFACPHGAITKSSTSAVPIVDYDRCIGCMECVYQCPGLAIFGYNVKKDMLFLPIEYEAQEGQEVFLVNNNGEKLGEGVIEKILSKPNKTNVARVRALSIHGEELTLVRGFIVKTSYPEPLDLKPLLRDDKGETYICHCDDVKLEEVLQMIGDRKFISIDEVKHTTHLGMGPCRGKRCIPRLRQALRSRGIELTGDATPRAPLSNQLTLGELHPAKKGNVYLVANREGFKKIEVGALIAGGGIAGSALFRYMAEAGMNPVLVNADRGSSWRNIGGGRTAFSIPELAEIATRNHTIFKELQYLSNIDYRPIKYINFAHDEATYKALEASKAWSKAEMVAPKQFREEISPYFNPRSKKYLAALITDDCWQATPGKVVDLVRNIGIAAGGTVMEDCRVIEAVKEGKYTSVLVLTHDKKYVEYRTEHFVNALGGGAGKLCDSMGIDAGLYPVRHQAFITRRLPMLGKNGANLDMLIDRQDYKGFSAVYGQQIAHTGQIIGCASPKLDAMRIDKNLKLNTKAFLEIVSEMFVEWIPDLAGVGIQAVWAGYYTEPRYIVDPELGLFVGMRGHGFMLAQYIAKMYVDKLMGRPVPEYFEKLKLHGPGLSEKAFK; encoded by the coding sequence ATGTCTAAAATACAACATCATCCGATATTGGACGTACCTGTCCGGAGTAAAGTCACTTTTGTATATCGTGGCAAAAAAATTGAAGCTGAAAGTGGCTATACAATAGCAGCGGCTCTCCATCAGGCCGGTTATCCTGTGCATAGTCATAGTCTTGACGGACGTGAGCGTTCCCTGGAATGCGGTATCGGTAAATGCGGAGCGTGTGAAATGCTCGTTGACGGAAAAATCCGGCGGATATGTATTACGAAGGTCGATGGGGTGAAAGAAGTAGAAGAGATTACCGATCGTTTTATGCCTAAAGAAAAGGAGCGTGAATTGCCGGAAAAAAAGAAAATATTGCGTACGACGGTTGTAATTGTCGGGGCCGGTCCTGCCGGTCTGGCCGTTCGGGAAGAATTCAATAAATACGGTGTCGACAACATCGTTATCGATAACAATGATAAAATCGGCGGACAGTTTACGATGCAAACCCATCAGTTTTTCTTTTTTGAAAAAGAAAAGAGATTCGGAGGGATGCGGGGATTCGATATTGCGAAAACCCTGGCCGGTGACAATGCCGAAGGTATTTATCTGAACTCCACCGTTTGGGATTTGTTGGAGGGGAAGAGAGTGGCTGTAAAGAATGTGCATACGGAGGAGGTGTTTTTTGTCGATGCCGATTACCTGGTTGTTGCTACGGGAGCCGTACCTTTTATGCCGGCTTTTGAGAATGACGACCTGCCCGGCGTATACACGGCTGCCGTTGTCCAGAAGATGATGAACAATGAAATGACCCTGTTGGGGAAAAATGTGTTGACGGTGGGGGCCGGAAATATCGGATATCTGACCTCCTACCAGTTGATGCAGGCCGGCGCCCATGTCAAAGCCATTGTTGAAGCAATGCCGCAGGAAGGCGGTTTTCCGGTGCAGGCCAATCGGGTACGTCGCCTGGCCATACCGGTTATGACTTCCCATATTCTTTTAAAAGCCATTCCGAATAAGGCACGCAATGGTATTACAGGGGCTGTGATTGCCCGTTGTGAGAATTTTAAACCGGTACCGGGGACAGAAAAAATCATAGGGGGTATCGATGTCATCAATATATGTACCGGGCTGATTCCGGATAATCAGTTGTGGGCAAAAGGGAAAGAAGTTTTCGGCGGACAATGTTTTGCTGCCGGAGATGCCATCCGGATCGGGGAAGGGACGAGTGCCGTGTTGAAAGGCCGGCATACGGCCATGCAGATCATGATGGAATTGGGAGTGAGGGTAAATTACGACGATTATTTGTTGCTTTCCAAAGAATACATCGATTCCCAGCAGCATCCTGTCAGGATATTGGATGAGCCGCGTTTACCGGAGCCGGAACGCATGTTTGCCCGGGGATTTGTACAGGCTGACTGTCTCTATGGCTTTGCCTGCAACCCCTGTTCCTTTGCGTGTCCGCACGGAGCGATTACCAAGTCGTCTACTTCTGCGGTGCCGATCGTTGATTACGACCGGTGTATCGGTTGTATGGAATGTGTATATCAATGTCCCGGACTGGCGATCTTCGGATACAATGTAAAGAAAGATATGCTGTTTTTGCCGATAGAGTATGAAGCACAGGAAGGACAGGAAGTATTTCTGGTAAACAATAACGGAGAGAAACTGGGAGAAGGAGTCATTGAGAAAATATTATCCAAACCGAACAAGACGAATGTGGCCCGGGTGAGGGCTTTATCGATACACGGAGAAGAACTGACCCTGGTACGGGGCTTTATCGTTAAAACTTCTTATCCGGAACCGCTGGATTTAAAACCTCTGTTGCGGGACGATAAGGGAGAAACCTATATTTGCCATTGTGATGATGTGAAACTGGAAGAAGTATTGCAGATGATAGGCGACCGTAAGTTTATTTCGATCGACGAGGTGAAGCATACGACTCATCTGGGAATGGGACCTTGCCGCGGAAAACGGTGTATTCCGCGTTTGCGCCAGGCGTTAAGAAGCCGGGGAATCGAGTTGACCGGAGATGCAACGCCGCGTGCACCGCTTTCCAATCAGTTGACATTGGGGGAATTGCACCCGGCTAAGAAAGGAAATGTTTATCTGGTGGCCAACCGGGAAGGTTTTAAAAAAATAGAAGTCGGGGCTTTGATTGCCGGCGGCGGTATTGCCGGAAGTGCTTTGTTCAGGTATATGGCGGAAGCCGGTATGAATCCGGTATTGGTAAATGCCGACCGGGGGTCTTCCTGGCGTAATATCGGCGGTGGACGCACGGCATTTTCTATTCCGGAACTGGCTGAGATTGCCACCCGTAATCACACTATTTTCAAAGAGTTGCAATACCTGTCGAATATCGATTATCGTCCGATCAAATATATCAATTTTGCTCACGATGAAGCAACGTACAAGGCATTGGAGGCAAGTAAAGCCTGGTCTAAGGCAGAAATGGTCGCTCCCAAGCAATTCCGGGAGGAGATCTCGCCTTATTTTAATCCCAGGTCTAAAAAATACCTGGCGGCTTTGATTACCGATGATTGCTGGCAGGCGACGCCCGGTAAGGTAGTCGATCTGGTCCGGAATATAGGTATCGCGGCCGGAGGTACGGTGATGGAGGATTGCCGGGTGATAGAGGCGGTGAAAGAAGGGAAATACACCAGTGTATTGGTATTGACACATGATAAAAAATATGTGGAATACCGTACGGAGCATTTTGTGAATGCCTTGGGAGGAGGAGCCGGAAAATTGTGCGATAGCATGGGAATAGATGCTGGCTTATATCCGGTGCGCCATCAGGCTTTTATTACCCGCCGTCTGCCGATGCTGGGGAAGAACGGAGCTAATCTGGATATGCTCATCGATCGTCAGGATTATAAGGGATTTTCTGCCGTATACGGACAACAGATTGCCCATACGGGACAGATCATCGGTTGTGCTTCCCCGAAGCTGGATGCTATGCGTATCGATAAGAACTTAAAACTGAATACAAAAGCGTTTCTGGAAATCGTGAGCGAAATGTTTGTGGAATGGATTCCGGATTTGGCCGGTGTCGGGATACAGGCCGTATGGGCCGGTTATTATACCGAACCGCGTTATATTGTAGATCCGGAACTGGGGCTGTTTGTCGGTATGCGCGGACACGGTTTTATGCTTGCCCAGTACATTGCGAAGATGTATGTCGACAAATTGATGGGACGGCCGGTGCCGGAGTATTTCGAGAAATTGAAGCTTCACGGACCCGGTTTGTCGGAAAAAGCCTTTAAATAA